The following DNA comes from Candidatus Woesearchaeota archaeon.
ATGCTCCTTTTTTCAGGAAGAGGATTGAAATAACTGATTCTGAAATATCATACCACAGCAATTCAGGGGTTTTCCTGATAAAGTCAGCGAAACTTTCTGAAAAATGAGGAAGATTATTCTTAATTACCTTTAATAAGGCAAAGTTTTTAAAACAAAATCGCATAACAGGATTAATTAAATTAATAAAATTAAAGGGGTGGTATTTGATGGGAGTATTGAAAGAGTTCAATGAGTTCTTGAGGGAATACAAGGTTGTTCCGCTGGCAATAGCATTTATCATGGGCATTGCAGTAACAGCGCTTGTGCAGTCGCTTGTGGCTAATATCATAATGCCCGTTGTCACTCCGTTCATTCCAGGAGGAGCCTGGCAGACAGCGACGTTTAAAATGGGCTCAATTGTAATAAGCTGGGGGGCATTCCTCGGAGCCCTCATAAACTTTGTGATAATTGCACTTGTGGTTTTTATGCTCGCAAAGATTCTTCTTAAAGAGCAGAAAGTCGCAAAGAAATAGAATAAACAAAAATAATTTTTTTTGTTTATTTTTTATTTATCTTTCTAATTTTTTTTAATATTTTTCACTTATTCTTCATCCCTTCTACATGAACCTCTCAAATCTATCAGAATCTACTCCGCATATTGGGCAGGTGTCTGGGGGAGAATCCCTTGCGCAGAGATAGCCGCAAACCTTGCACCTCCAAACCGGGATGGATTGCTTTTTTTCAGGTTAATTATTTTTTATTTCAG
Coding sequences within:
- a CDS encoding MscL family protein, which translates into the protein MGVLKEFNEFLREYKVVPLAIAFIMGIAVTALVQSLVANIIMPVVTPFIPGGAWQTATFKMGSIVISWGAFLGALINFVIIALVVFMLAKILLKEQKVAKK